The nucleotide sequence GACGCGTGAAACTCCCTGTTTAGATGATTATCCGAAATGACATAAGGCTCTTTCTTCCCGTAATAAGGTCGTTTCTTCCGAATCACCGCACAAATTCCCATCTCTCTCATCAACCTTTGTACTCGTTTATGGTTGATATTCAGTTTGTATTTTCTCTTAAGCCAGACTTTAACTCTTCGATACCCGTAAATTCCTTTCAGTTTTTTATGGCACTTCTCGATTTTTATCTTTAACTGCTCGTCTTCTAATTGCTTCTGAGAAGGGTGCTTCTGCCGTTTTACCCACTTGTAATATCCACTTCGAGACACGCCTGCAATCTTACATAATTCTTGAATAGAAATATGGTTACCAGCCATTTCATGAATGATGGCGAACTTCTTGTGAGTTGGTACGGTTTCCATTCCCCCTTTCACATCTTTAAGAGCTTTTTTAGCATCTCTACTTCCGCCTCAAGGCGTTTGATTTTCGTTTCAGGATCTTCTGGACGAGTTCTCGGTCTTCCTTTGCCTGGTCCTTTGGCCTTTCCTCGCTTTTCCTCCAGCCCTTTCATTCCTTCCTGTTCATAGTGTTTCACCCATCGCTGTACCATGGAATGATGAATCCCTAGTTCTTTCGCCACCGTTACATAGCCAATGCCCTCTTTTAAATATAAATCCACAGCTTTCTTTTTAAACTTTACATCATAGGTTTTTCGTATTTTTCCCATAAAAAAATCCCCTCCATAATAGACAGATTAATTCGCTTTCTTTTTTCTGTCTACTATAAGGGGATCATATCAAGGTGAGGTTCGCTTATTTCACGATTTCAATTTTCACTAGTCCGTTCACACTTGCGGTAATGTCAAAGTACGCTTTTATTGCATCACCAACTTGTAACGGTTGTTTAAGTGGTTCATTTAAATTATCTTCTTTAAAGGAAAATTTAAACCCATCTTTCGACTTAGCATAGTAAGTGCCTTCGTTTATTTCTGTAATTTCACAATAATAAACTTTATACTTTTTTTGATCATTTAACGTAACAGTTTCCTGTTCAGGTAGCTTTTCAAGTTTTTCTTTTCCACTCTCTTGGAAAAAACTAAACGTCGGAACACTTTTTCCGAAATACGTTATGGAAAGCAGGAGAGCTAAAATAACTAATAACCCGAGTAAAATTTTCTTTTTTGTTTCAATCGATAACAAGTAATAAGACCTCCTTTGCAACTTTCAATATGTAAAATGAAATGGTAAGTATTTACATAACATTTCGTTGCAATATAATTATAGTATAGTCGTAGATTCAAAATGAGCAAGTCATTTACTTTGCTAGAGAGGAAAATATATGATTACAACTAAATTATTGCTTATCATATTCTTTGTTCTTATGATTCACGCGATTGAAACACTTGCCTATGCGACACGTCTTTCAGGAGCACGTGTAGGACAAGTTGCAACAGCAATCTCGTTATTTAATATTCTCGTAATCTTTTCGCGTTTTGGAATCATGTTCCAACAACCTTTTACTGGGAATTTAGCTGACCAAGTGCAAGACACGAGTGGACTCCTTCTATTAGAAGAACAGTATAGATTAATCTTATTCGCTTCTACTTTTGGAACGATTATCGGGATCATTTTGTTTCCTACCTTTATTTCAATTTTTACGAAATCAATTTTAAAACTTGCTAATGAGCGAGGAGATATTCCACGGTTTTTGCAAAAGCATGCGAAAAAAACGTATGTTAAACGGGGACTAAAACAATTTCATTTTCCGATTTTACAATTTCTTAAATCCTTTCGTCTTCATGCATTTCCAAAAAGGTTGTTCTTATTTAATGTATTAGTTACAGCTATATACACTACCGGGATTTTATCCGCTTTGTACGCTGGGGCACTCGTGCCTGATTATGATAAGACGGCTTCTGTTTCGTCAGGCATTATTAATGGTATTGCGACTATGTTACTTGTTCTCTTTGTTGATCCGAAAATATCAGTATTAGCCGATGATGTTGCTAAAAATAAAGAAAAGTACCCCTTATTAAAGACTGTAACAATTGCTATGGTATTTGCGCGATTGCTAGGAACATTAATCGCTCAATTATTATTAATACCCTTTGCACATTATGTGGCATGGTTTGCAAAAATGATTGATTTATTTTAACTTTTCTTTTTTCTAATAATGCTGTTTTATTTCCATTGTTACTTTTAGTGGTAAATGGCTTAAATACTAAAAGCGTCACCCACTCTATAACCTACAATAATTTTTTTAGTAAAAGCCTATAAAAAAAAGACCTGAGTCATTAATGTCATAAATAAATGACTTTCTGACTCAGCCTCTTATCGTTTCTTTATTTTCGCAAGATTTTCTCCATAGATTTCCCTTTTGCTAATTCATCAATTAGCTTATCTAAATATCGAATTTCCTGCATGATCGGTTCTTCGATGTCCTCTACCCGGACACCACAAACCACCCCTTTAATCAGCTTTCGCAAAGGATTCAGTTGGGGAGCTTCCGAGAAGAAAGTCTCAAAGTTTGTTTGTTTTTCCAACTGTAATTCTAATTCTTTTTGGCTATATCCTGTTAACCAACGAAAAATTTCATCGACCTCTGCTTTCGTACGACCTTTTTTCTCAGCTTTCGTCACGTAATGCGGATATACACTGGCAATACTCATTGAATAGATTCTATGTTTCGTCATCATCACCCGTCCTTTCTGCTTTGCATAATTGGTTTTTATAAAAATTTTCAAAGGCAGATTTATATCTCCCTATGATTCTCGCTACTTTATCATTTTTCTGATTGAGTAATACGAATTAGAATTCAATCCTAATCGAATTATATCCATAAAAATCATCATAAAATCCTTAATTGAATAAGTTTTGATTTCGGAGCTTTCAACGGTTAAAAGGGACATCGGATGACCCGCAATTGATACGAGACAATGTTATGAAAGGCGGATACTCACGCGAAATGATTTATTGGCATTAAAAATTAAGGTTTATCGGCAACATGTTTTTTAGGATGATTTTGTTCTTGTTACAGAAAGTTTTAGTTCAATAAAGTGCAAAAGTATTCTCTTTACCGTTTTTTTGGTGTCTAGCTCCTAGCGCCATCAGCTCGGGTCGCTTCGGCCCTGCTGTGGCCACGGAAGCCTCCTCGCAGGTCCTAAAGCGCCCTTCGCCTAAGGACTTGCGCTTTGCGCTTTTTCTGTGAAAATAAAAATAACCTATGAGCTGAATGAGCGATCATGATAGGTAGATGGTAGAAAGAAAAAACCCCGTGGAGAATAAATTTTCATGTCCGGGGTGTGAGTGTAAAATCATGTATGTTTCTTATTTTCTTACTTTTAAAGACCGGATACGATTGAGGGCTGCGGCAATTTCAAAGATTCTAGGCCTAGCTAAATAACCAGGATGACCTTTGAATGAAGAAAAATACGAGAGTCCTTTTTCTTCAATTGTTCGTTCAATTTTATTAAGGATGTCTTTCAATGAAAGATGTTCAATTTCATGTCGTGAAAAATATTCAAATAATGTCGAAATCATACGGGTTTGGCTCTCGTCAACAAGCTGTTCAACATCAAGTAAAGAAACATCCTCATATCCTAATTGAATATTATTAACACCCCGGGTTTTAATTTTTAGACGACTATTTGCTGTAAAGGTTTGAGGTTGAATATACCTTGAAGTTACAGATCCAAAGGAATCTCCACCTTCATGTAAACGAATAGCTTCCTGTTCAATAATCTCCTTTGCTTCTTTCGTTACGTCATAAACTTTATAGTGATCTAATTTAATAACATGATCCGCTACATGAAAATAATCACCACTTCCTCCCATTACTAAGATGGTCGATACATCCAGTTCATTTTTTAGTTGAGTAATTTTATCAATTAAAGGTGTAATCGGTTCTGAAGTTTTATGAATAAGCGCCTGCATACGTGCATCACGAATCATAAAATTCGTCGCGCTTGTATCCTCATCAATCAACAATACGTTAGAGCCTATTTCAAGCATCTCCATAATGTTGGCTGCTTGTGACGTACTTCCACTGGCATTTTCAGTCGTGAAATGAGTTGTTGACTGTTCGTTTGGTAGACCTTGAATAAATGGAGAAATATCTACTCCTACAACACTTCTTCCATCTTCAGCCCGAATCTTACAAGCTGTTTCATCTGTAAGTACAAATTCTCGTCCGTCCCCTTTTATATGGTTATATACCCCATTTTCTATCGCTTTTAATAAAGTTGATTTACCATGATAGCCTCCCCCAACTATCACAGTGATTCCTTTTGGAATAGCCATCCCTTTAATTGGATTTTCTGAATAAGGAATAGGAATACTAATTTGTAACGAGTCTGGACTTCGGAAGGAAGTAACGGATGTATGTAAAGGCCTGTCGCTTACTCCACTTTCTCGAGGTAAAATCGATCCATTCGCTATAAATGCGATGATGTCTCTCTCTTTCATGAATTTTCTTATGGCCAATTGTTGCTCGCCAAGAATGATGGCATCTTCGTACTGATGTTTAGATAACGAAAGGATAGACTGTTTTACAATGGATGGAATTCGATTGTAGAAGATATCTATCGCTTCTTTTCCAAGTATGGTTCGACCTTTAGCCGGCAAGCTAATGTGTAAACAAATCGTTACCCATTGATCATCCATTGAAATAGCTGTTCGTTCTAATATTTTTTGGGTTGGATGATCGATTGTAATTAAGCCGCTTTTTCCATTTCCTTTCCGTTTCCCTTTGTGCTGTTCAATCTGTTTGTAAACAGTTCGTAAAATAGCGTCTTCACAGCGAATTTTTTGCATTCGTGTCAATGATTCGGGTATTTGTGTTTGCTCTCTTTTTATTAGTACTCGAACTTTTGAAGGTGAAGCATACGGATCCCCTTGAACCGAATCGATTACGATTGAATATAAAGGAAAAGAATACGTCCCTTTTATTTGTTGGTAAGCTTTATATCCTCTACCATCAATTGATTCTAATTTCTTTTTTAACGATTCCACGACGTGTAACACCTCCGAACGATAATTGTGAGTTTAAATTGGACCATAATGAGTAACAATAAATATTAAATTATTACAGGGAATGAAAGGAGGAATACGAATGATTTTATCCATGGCAGAAATGGAAGAAAGTTTTTCCTTGCTTGGACAATCTGAGTTGTTCAATGGATGGAAACACAATATAATCTCTACTGGATTAAGCTTAGAAATAGACGGTGAAGTGTTAAACCAGTGCATTCAACAGTTCGAGTTTCATCCTAATCAATTCCATCAGTTTTTTTATTTATACCATGTGCTAAGTCAATCGGAATTCCGTAAGAAATGGCCGCGCCCCGAATGGTTTTAAGAAAAATTATCTCGTAATGCTTTTTCAATAAGCCCTTTGCAACGGTCTAATTCAACTTTTAGTTGGCGTTTATATTTCTTTGCTTTTTCATAATCAACAAATTCGTAATAAACGACCTCTTGAAATTCTGTCCCCTCTTTTTTTCTTTTCACTTGTTTTAAGATGCCATCATGGATCAAATCATGTAATGCTTTATATAGTTCTGAATGGTTAGGTTTGTAGCCGTACGGCTTAAATTCACTCCGCAATACATCCAATAATTTCAAACCGTACAACCGTTCCTCTTCTGTCATAGTGATTAAATATAACTTTAAAAAAGCACGTTGTTTTAATAAGAAGCCACTTGGGTTTCGTTTCTCGCTCATAAAAACCTCCACTTATTAGTTAACCATAATTATATTATGTTTCTTTACACCTTGGTTACCTTTTCTCTTTTTTATAATCATATCGTAATCTGGGTAGAAAGAAAACTTATTTTACTTGTTTTTCTTTTAGAACATAGTTTAATTAGAGATTTGATTTTGCCTTTTTACAACTCCTAATATTGTTCTTTTAGACCATTGTTAATTTAGATTCGTGTTAATTTATGAACGATATCTTGTCCTATTTTAGACGCAAAAAAAAGCTGCCCCTCTAGC is from Bacillus kexueae and encodes:
- a CDS encoding IS3 family transposase, whose amino-acid sequence is METVPTHKKFAIIHEMAGNHISIQELCKIAGVSRSGYYKWVKRQKHPSQKQLEDEQLKIKIEKCHKKLKGIYGYRRVKVWLKRKYKLNINHKRVQRLMREMGICAVIRKKRPYYGKKEPYVISDNHLNREFHAS
- a CDS encoding transposase; amino-acid sequence: MGKIRKTYDVKFKKKAVDLYLKEGIGYVTVAKELGIHHSMVQRWVKHYEQEGMKGLEEKRGKAKGPGKGRPRTRPEDPETKIKRLEAEVEMLKKLLKM
- a CDS encoding lipid II flippase Amj family protein; the protein is MITTKLLLIIFFVLMIHAIETLAYATRLSGARVGQVATAISLFNILVIFSRFGIMFQQPFTGNLADQVQDTSGLLLLEEQYRLILFASTFGTIIGIILFPTFISIFTKSILKLANERGDIPRFLQKHAKKTYVKRGLKQFHFPILQFLKSFRLHAFPKRLFLFNVLVTAIYTTGILSALYAGALVPDYDKTASVSSGIINGIATMLLVLFVDPKISVLADDVAKNKEKYPLLKTVTIAMVFARLLGTLIAQLLLIPFAHYVAWFAKMIDLF
- a CDS encoding DUF2200 domain-containing protein, which produces MTKHRIYSMSIASVYPHYVTKAEKKGRTKAEVDEIFRWLTGYSQKELELQLEKQTNFETFFSEAPQLNPLRKLIKGVVCGVRVEDIEEPIMQEIRYLDKLIDELAKGKSMEKILRK
- a CDS encoding ABC-ATPase domain-containing protein; this translates as MESLKKKLESIDGRGYKAYQQIKGTYSFPLYSIVIDSVQGDPYASPSKVRVLIKREQTQIPESLTRMQKIRCEDAILRTVYKQIEQHKGKRKGNGKSGLITIDHPTQKILERTAISMDDQWVTICLHISLPAKGRTILGKEAIDIFYNRIPSIVKQSILSLSKHQYEDAIILGEQQLAIRKFMKERDIIAFIANGSILPRESGVSDRPLHTSVTSFRSPDSLQISIPIPYSENPIKGMAIPKGITVIVGGGYHGKSTLLKAIENGVYNHIKGDGREFVLTDETACKIRAEDGRSVVGVDISPFIQGLPNEQSTTHFTTENASGSTSQAANIMEMLEIGSNVLLIDEDTSATNFMIRDARMQALIHKTSEPITPLIDKITQLKNELDVSTILVMGGSGDYFHVADHVIKLDHYKVYDVTKEAKEIIEQEAIRLHEGGDSFGSVTSRYIQPQTFTANSRLKIKTRGVNNIQLGYEDVSLLDVEQLVDESQTRMISTLFEYFSRHEIEHLSLKDILNKIERTIEEKGLSYFSSFKGHPGYLARPRIFEIAAALNRIRSLKVRK
- a CDS encoding helix-turn-helix transcriptional regulator, producing the protein MSEKRNPSGFLLKQRAFLKLYLITMTEEERLYGLKLLDVLRSEFKPYGYKPNHSELYKALHDLIHDGILKQVKRKKEGTEFQEVVYYEFVDYEKAKKYKRQLKVELDRCKGLIEKALRDNFS